A stretch of DNA from Erythrolamprus reginae isolate rEryReg1 chromosome 10, rEryReg1.hap1, whole genome shotgun sequence:
AAAGCCTTCCCCTCCACCCCACCCAGGGCCCCCAAAGCCTCTTCCCCCCTGCTCACCGTAGAACCAGGAGACGGCAATGGCTTCCAGGAACACCACGGCTAAGATGGAGCAGCCGGCCCCAAACTCTTCAAGGAGTTTCACAACATAGGGGCCTCCCTGGATTGGAACACCAGGAAAGAGCCCACTGTAaacctgggaggggagggggaggcactGGTAGGCTGTAAGCCCCCCCAGAAGAGCTGGCTTGGGGTGGAGGACGGCCCAGGGCTGGGTTGTTGGCCTTCCAGGTGCCCCCACGCTGCCCTTTTTGGCTGGTTCTAGTGGGGGCAGGTTCCACAATTTGATCCCTTGGGGGCTTCCAGCTTGCtctgccccacccccacccccccacccccgttaCAGGAGCAAAATAAACTCTCCACCTCACGAGGCAAATATTCAACCAGATCCTTATCTTCCTCCCAAATCCGTACAGGAGGCGAGTGATCAGCCCCCCTCCACCTGCAGCCCTCTCCGGGTCCTGCAACATCCCAGCTGGCCTTCCTCTGCCTGGCCCTGTGGTCAAGGGGTCAAGGAACACCCGCTGTCCCCAGAACTCACATTGGTCAGCGTGGCCAGGGAGCCCAGGAAGCACAGGGCGATGAGTCCCAGCACGAACAGCCGGCGGTGCTCCCCCAGCATGTGGGGATACTCGTCCATCAGGGCGGTGATCACGGCTTCCAGGCCCCCAAACTGCAAGCAGCCCCCAGGAGAGCCCGGTCTGAGGCAGAGCCCCCCCAGGGAGCGGCTGCTGCTGCCTCCACCCCAGAGGAAGCCTGCCCCTCGCAAAGCCCGAGGTTCACTTGGGAAACAAATTgggacccccccccacacacacacccctgtttCTGCCTTggaaatacactgctcagaaaaataaagggacccTCCAAGACCCCACCCTAGaccggaatgaatgaaatattcccgttaaacactttgttctgtaaaaagtGGAATGTGCTGACGACAAAATGAAATTGagggtcaatcagtgttgcttcctaagtggacagtttgatttcacagaagtttgatttccttggagttctattgtgttgtttaagtgttccctttattttttttgagcagtgtatttcggGGAGGGGGgccctctcttcttttttaagaCAAAAGACCACAGGAAGGAAGCAGCACACCAGGTGGGGCCTGATCCCCTTGCAGGGCAGCGGCCGAGAGGGTCTCCCATCCTCCCAATGCAGGATGGAAGTGGCCTTACCGTGCTGTCCAGTCCCAGCGTGACCAtcatgaggaagaagaggacggcGAAGAAGGAGGATCCGGTCATAGTGGCCAGGGCTTCCGGGTAAGTGATGAAGAGAAGGCTGGGCCCTGGAAGAGACCCTCGGGGTGGCACCGGGAGCCCCTCGGCTCTGCACACGATGGGCCCCAGGGAGGCTGTGCCGAAGCATGCCGGTCTCCAGCCCCCTCCTCCAACGGTCTCCGTGGCCTCCCCTGCCACCTACCGCCCCCCAAATCGCTCTTGGGTGGGTGGGGACCAAGCAGGAACCTGACGGAGGGACACGCGTGGCTTTCTGCCACTcccagctgtgtgtgtgtgtgtgtctcttccTGGAATCCAGAGTTAAGGATCAAGGACGTCTGGATCCAGGAAAGAGGGGGCTCAGTGGGGGCGGGTGGAGTTGAGGGGCCCAGGGACACCAGCCAAGATTCCCTCGTGGTCCTCCTCCCCTGTTGAGGAAGCTGTCGTAGCCTCCTTTGCCCCCCTCCCCACGGGAGGGAGGGGCTGAGCCCCCGAGGGGCCCACACACACCTTTGTCCTTGGCCACGTCCGCAACGTCCATCTGCCGCATTTCGGCCATGTAGCCCAGAACGGTGAAAATGATGAATCCCGAGAGGAAGCTGGTCAAGCAGTTGACCAGGCTGGTCACGATGGCATCTCTGGAAAGAAAGCGACAGAGCCGTGAGCCAGagccatagatagatagagagagagagagagataggcagagatagatagatagatagatagatagatagatagatagatagatagatagatagatagatagatagatagataatgcagATGTGCCAGAGGAAGGATTGTGGCAAcctcagagagaaagaaggcagctGGCTGATAGCCGGGATCCACTGGGTTGCCCCCCTTGGGATCCACTCCCTGCCCTCTCCGGCAGCCCCGCACGGCCCTCGGCCCCCAACCCAGCAATGGGGGCAATGCCTGGCGAGGCCGGCCTCCCCCCAACTGGCAGGATCAGCCCTCCAGAGGGGCAGCCAGCCAACAGGGCAATGGAGGGGGACCCTCACCGGTAGCAGTTGTTGTGGAAGGGGTTGTAGCTGGCCAAGGCAAGGAGGACCCCGAATCCCGGCCCCAGAGAGAAGAAGATCTGGGCAGCCGCGTCCACCCACACCTGAGCAGAGGAAGGGACAGTGGTGACACCGCCGAGGAGCCCCGGGGTCACTCTGGGCGGAAGCAGGCCGGATTCCTGCCTGGCAGGGGCTGCCCTCGGACAGGGGTGCTCGGCCCAAGGAGGGCAGCAAGGTTCTGGCCAGTCTGCCCCCTTCATGAAAATTCATCCCTGCATTGGGAGAGGTCATTCTGGGCAGGAAGGAGTCCATTGCCCACGCGCGCGATGATTCTCTTCCCAAATGACATGGGTGATTCAATTCCTGATTTGCATTTCTAAGGGAGCCAAAGAATAGCCAGGGAAAGAACGGCCCCCTCCCCAACTGGCCTTCTGATCTCCtctctggggagggaggggggttggCAGAAGGGGGCCTGctggagagggaagggggggcagagcCCCACCAGCTCCAGCAACCCCTGTCCCCTCTCTGTGGCGAGGCAGCTAAAACAGTCAAAGCTCCTGGAGGGCAGGGAATCTGGGATCAAGTGGATCTCCGCAGGGTTGAATGAAGGCGTGGCTTCCTTCTGATCCCCTACAAAAGTCAGGATTGTGCTGGAATTGGAGACGTAGGGCCCACTGCTCTGGGTCAGCCTCACCATGGGTGTTTTTTCCCCAAAGCCTCCTGCTGGGAGAAGCCGTTGCCCTGAAATGGGGGTccctggtgcttctgtcctgGGTGGAAACCTTTTGTGCGCCTCACGTAGGGGCCAAGAGCCAGCCCCCCTCTGCCTGCCTCCAGATCCCGCCAGGGCCTTCTCTAGGGCAGCCCCTgtcagcctagggggaagagcctgGCAATTGCCAGAAACGTACGGCCACGCTGCTCAGCTTCTGCCAGTCGGGCTGCAGGTAGAAGGCAACGCCCCTCCAGGCCCCCGGGAGGGTTGCCCCACGGATCAGCAGGATGAGCAGCACGACGTAGGGCAGGGTGGCTGTCACCCAAACCACCTGGAGGGAGAGCCAGGCTGTGGGGGGCGGCCAAGACCCTCCCCACTCCCCACCCCAGTGCCCAGGAGTGGCATTCTGCCCTGGAAGGGTTGGGGCCCTGGGCCCACGAGGGGATGGGGTGGGCAAGGGGCCCGGCCCCCGGGGTAACCTGCAGGAGGCCCTCAGGCAGCCCCTACCTTCCCTGAGGTCTTGACCCCCTTCCAGAGGCTGAAGTAGACCGTGGCGAAGATGAGGAAGAGGCAGAGCACCAGCTGCCAGCGGATCTGGCCCACGTCCGACAGGCCCTGGGAATTCTGCAGCTGCAGGACGTGTCTCCTGTGGCGGgcaaaggggggaggggaggatgcAGCCCGAGACTCCCAGGCCAGCAGTGCCCCCCCACGGTCCAGCCTTGGCTCTGCTCCCAAAGACAGCTGCCACCCCCCCCGTCATGCAGCCCCTCTGTCGTCCCCCCCCTTACATGTAGAACTCTTCGGCGGGGGAGCTGGAGAGGTTGGTCCAGGAGAGGTTGCTGCCCACCTCGGAGTAGCTGAGGCAGCTGGGGGTGTTCCAGGGGTTGCCGCAGCTGGCCCAGGGCAGGGGGCGGGCGAAGGAGGAGCAGAGGTAGAAGAGGGCCCAAGCGATGATGGTGTTGTAGTAGAAGGCCACGTAGAGGTTGATCACACAGATGGCGAAGCCGATGCCTGCAGGAGGGGGAGACAGGTGGGCAGAGGGCCCCCCCAGACCCTCATTCCCCAGGGGGGGCTGGCGGGAGCTGACACCCAGAGACCCCCTTGACCTCGGCTTCCCCCAGCCCCTCTCCCCTCCCGGGAAAAGCACTGAGACTGCCCCTCCCCATAAGGGCTTGGCCTCTTCCCTTgaagcccccctccctcccttgagGGATCCTGAGCCTTGAGACAGATGTGCAGGTGGGAGAAGGCCTGCTGCCTGTCTGGCTACTCACCTTTGAAGATGGGGCAGATGTTCTTCCAGATGGGGATGGCTCCCACCCGGTGGAATTGCCCCAGCGCCAGCTCCATGTAGAAAAGGGGCACCCCCCCAAAGACGGCCATCAGCACGTAGGGGATGAGGAAGGCTCCTGGGAGAGCAAGGGGGGCAGATAAGGGCTGGGCCCCCCCggatgctctcccccccccctggccaGGAGGAAGAGCAGACCAGCGGGCTCAGCGCTTCAATTAATCATCTCATTAAGAGGCTTCGTGAAGCTGCCTCGATTCTCCCGGTGATGTGCGTAACAAGTGTTT
This window harbors:
- the LOC139173488 gene encoding sodium-dependent serotonin transporter-like, whose translation is MAVFGGVPLFYMELALGQFHRVGAIPIWKNICPIFKGIGFAICVINLYVAFYYNTIIAWALFYLCSSFARPLPWASCGNPWNTPSCLSYSEVGSNLSWTNLSSSPAEEFYMRHVLQLQNSQGLSDVGQIRWQLVLCLFLIFATVYFSLWKGVKTSGKVVWVTATLPYVVLLILLIRGATLPGAWRGVAFYLQPDWQKLSSVAVWVDAAAQIFFSLGPGFGVLLALASYNPFHNNCYRDAIVTSLVNCLTSFLSGFIIFTVLGYMAEMRQMDVADVAKDKGPSLLFITYPEALATMTGSSFFAVLFFLMMVTLGLDSTFGGLEAVITALMDEYPHMLGEHRRLFVLGLIALCFLGSLATLTNGGPYVVKLLEEFGAGCSILAVVFLEAIAVSWFYGMQQFCRDVKAMLGFGPGPYWQVCWGVVSPATLAFILVSSLLDQTPLALFDYEFPTWSIGLGHLIGASSFLCIPTYMVYKLAWTPGSLKQRLALCLRPERTAQELSLERVDVQAPL